The following proteins are encoded in a genomic region of Rattus rattus isolate New Zealand chromosome 2, Rrattus_CSIRO_v1, whole genome shotgun sequence:
- the Fgf3 gene encoding fibroblast growth factor 3: MGLIWLLLLSLLEPGWPATGPGTRLRRDAGGRGGVYEHLGGAPRRRKLYCATKYHLQLHPSGRVNGSLENSAYSILEITAVEVGVVAIKGLFSGRYLAMNKRGRLYASEHYNAECEFVERIHELGYNTYASRLYRTGPSGPGARRQPGAQRPWYVSVNGKGRPRRGFKTRRTQKSSLFLPRVLGHKDHEMVRLLQSGQPQAPGEGSQPRQRRQKKQSPGDHGKMEHLPTKATPSAQLDTGGLAMA, from the exons ATGGGCCTGATCTGGCTTCTGCTGCTCAGCTTGCTGGAACCCGGCTGGCCAGCTACGGGGCCCGGGACGCGACTGCGACGCGATGCGGGCGGCCGTGGCGGCGTTTACGAGCACCTCGGCGGGGCGCCCCGGCGCCGCAAGCTCTACTGCGCTACCAAGTACCACCTCCAGCTGCACCCGAGCGGCCGCGTGAACGGCAGCCTTGAGAACAGCGCCTATA GCATCCTGGAGATTACTGCTGTGGAGGTGGGCGTGGTGGCCATCAAAGGGCTCTTTTCTGGGCGGTACCTGGCCATGAACAAGAGAGGACGACTGTATGCTTCG GAGCACTACAATGCAGAGTGTGAGTTTGTGGAACGGATCCACGAGCTGGGTTACAATACATATGCTTCCCGCCTATACCGCACGGGGCCCAGTGGGCCGGGGGCTCGACGGCAGCCTGGTGCCCAGAGACCTtggtatgtgtctgtgaatgGCAAGGGTCGGCCACGCAGGGGCTTCAAGACCCGCCGCACACAGaagtcttctctcttcctgccccgAGTGCTGGGTCACAAGGACCATGAGATGGTACGGCTGCTGCAGAGTGGCCAGCCACAAGCCCCAGGAGAGGGCAGCCAACCCAGGCAGcggaggcagaagaagcagagcCCAGGTGATCATGGCAAAATGGAGCATTTGCCAACCAAGGCCACTCCAAGCGCCCAACTGGATACAGGGGGACTGGCTATGGCTTGA